The Arachis ipaensis cultivar K30076 chromosome B07, Araip1.1, whole genome shotgun sequence genome includes a window with the following:
- the LOC107606113 gene encoding putative pentatricopeptide repeat-containing protein At3g23330: MSCVREAKKLHARIVKTKGSWHSDNSSILSLYTNLNLYQDSILLFRSLRSPPPLAWSSIIKCYTFHGFFHHSFSSFSQMRALGIRPNRHVFPSLLKACTLLKDFYLGQSLHACILRLGFDFDLYTANALMNMYSKFHGLWGCAGKVLDGLSERGKANCSTMVAVTMNIDNVRKVFDRMPVRDVVSWSTVIAGNAQNGMYEEALALVREMARAHLKPDAYTLSSILPIFAEHADLIKGKEIHGYAIRNGLDADVFIGSSLIDMYAKCTRVEYSLRSFYLLPKRDAISWNSIIAGSVQNGKFDQGLMFFRQMLKDKVKPMHVSFSSVIPACAHLTTLSLGKQIHGYIIRIGFDDNKFIASSLMDMYAKCGNIKMARYIFDKIEANDMVSWTAIIMGCAMHGHALDAVFFFEQMLMDGVEPNYVAFMAVLTACSHAGLVDEAWKYFYSMEQEFGITPGLEHYAAVADLLGRAGRLEEAYDFICRMRVQPTGSVWSTLLAACRAHKNVELAEKVLDKIILVDPENIGAYILMSNIYSSAQRWKDASKLRTYMRKKGLKKTPACSWIEVGNKVHTFTAGDKSHPYYDKINEALYVLLEQMEKEGYVLDTSEALHDVDEEHKRDLLLTHSERLAIAFGIISTPAGTTIRVIKNIRVCVDCHTAIKFIAKIVNREIIVRDNSRFHHFKNGSCSCGDYW; encoded by the coding sequence ATGAGTTGCGTGCGCGAGGCCAAAAAACTCCATGCCCGCATTGTGAAGACCAAAGGATCTTGGCACTCAGACAACTCCTCCATTCTCTCACTCTACACCAACCTTAACCTCTACCAGGATTCAATCCTCCTTTTCCGTTCCCTTCGTTCCCCTCCTCCTCTTGCTTGGAGCTCCATCATCAAGTGCTACActtttcatggcttcttccaccATTCCTTCTCTTCCTTTAGTCAAATGAGGGCACTTGGCATTCGCCCTAACCGCCACGTCTTCCCTTCTCTCCTTAAAGCCTGCACCCTCTTGAAGGACTTCTACCTTGGCCAATCTCTTCATGCTTGCATCCTTCGCCTCGGCTTCGATTTTGATTTGTACACAGCCAATGCCTTGATGAATATGTAttctaagtttcatggcttgtgGGGCTGTGCAGGTAAGGTGCTTGATGGATTGTCTGAGAGAGGCAAAGCCAACTGCAGCACCATGGTTGCTGTCACTATGAACATAGATAATGTCAGAAAGGTATTTGATAGAATGCCTGTGAGGGATGTTGTTTCTTGGAGCACTGTCATCGCCGGAAATGCTCAAAATGGCATGTATGAGGAAGCGTTGGCCTTGGTCAGGGAGATGGCTAGAGCCCACTTGAAGCCTGATGCCTATACTTTGTCAAGCATTCTCCCTatctttgcagagcatgctgATCTTATTAAAGGAAAGGAGATTCATGGATATgctatcagaaatgggttggatgcGGATGTTTTCATCGGAAGCAGCTTAATTGACATGTACGCAAAATGTACTCGCGTCGAATACTCGCTTCGTTCCTTCTACCTCTTGCCCAAGAGGGATGCTATTTCTTGGAACTCTATCATTGCAGGCTCTGTGCAGAATGGTAAATTCGATCAGGGGCTCATGTTCTTCCGCCAAATGTTGAAGGACAAAGTCAAACCCATGCATGTTTCCTTCTCCAGTGTAATACCGGCTTGTGCTCACTTGACTACCCTCAGTTTGGGGAAACAGATCCATGGATATATTATTAGAATTGGATTTGATGATAATAAATTTATAGCGAGCTCTCTGATGGATATGTATGCCAAATGTGGCAACATCAAGATGGCTAgatatatttttgacaaaataGAGGCAAATGACATGGTATCATGGACCGCCATCATTATGGGATGCGCTATGCATGGCCATGCTCTTGATGCAGTTTTCTTCTTTGAGCAGATGCTAATGGATGGAGTAGAACCCAACTATGTGGCATTTATGGCTGTTCTAACGGCTTGCAGTCATGCAGGGTTGGTAGATGAAGCTTGGAAGTATTTCTACAGTATGGAACAGGAGTTTGGTATTACTCCTGGCCTGGAGCACTATGCTGCTGTTGCCGACTTGCTTGGCAGAGCTGGAAGATTGGAGGAAGCCTATGACTTTATCTGCAGAATGAGAGTTCAACCAACCGGAAGTGTGTGGTCGACATTGTTGGCTGCTTGTAGGGCTCATAAGAATGTTGAATTAGCCGAGAAGGTTCTCGACAAGATAATTTTGGTCGATCCTGAAAACATAGGTGCTTATATTTTGATGTCAAACATCTATTCATCAGCTCAAAGATGGAAAGATGCTTCAAAGTTGAGAACCTACATGAGGAAAAAGGGCTTGAAGAAGACTCCAGCATGCAGCTGGATTGAAGTTGGAAACAAAGTCCATACTTTTACGGCTGGAGATAAATCACATCCATATTACGACAAAATAAACGAGGCATTGTATGTATTATTGGAGCAGATGGAGAAAGAAGGTTATGTTCTTGACACAAGTGAAGCACTTCATGATGTTGATGAGGAACACAAACGTGACTTGTTACTCACCCACAGTGAGAGGCTTGCCATAGCATTTGGCATCATTAGCACTCCTGCAGGTACAACTATCCGCGTAATAAAGAATATTCGGGTTTGTGTGGACTGCCATACAGCAATTAAGTTTATTGCAAAGATTGTTAACAGGGAAATCATTGTCAGGGATAATAGCAGATTTCACCATTTTAAGAATGGATCTTGTTCATGTGGAGATTATTGGTAA
- the LOC107607858 gene encoding uncharacterized protein LOC107607858: MGPSPITSVSGFRYYIIFIDAKIRYTCLYLLQNKSQALQAFVQYKLLIENKTGQKIKTLQTDNDKEYTSQAFTKFLIENGIAHRLSCPYTHEQNGKAERKHRHVIETALTLLSQASIPLKFWDEACLTATHLINLLPSATTQYISPYELLNNRAPDYRFLKIFGCSCFPQLRPYQPHKFDFKTHKYLFLGYSPHHKGYKCLCPSGKLYVARHVVFDESEFPYQLLFFNKDSNLKASVPHTTKLITIPIHVRHPPVPLEIPHESPPNTSAPTTLIPSTDSPATAVPSSSSRESSPLQSNASTHQGRVPKSTTVISPPPIPVPSELTSTSPSTIIESFASPICTDSCPFTADTCISNSTFEFPLSNARLTEQSSCAVPALEAKLCSSSPDLTQVEPSSVAQALTSSQWKAAMDEEYAALMKCKTWKLVDPSTAADPIGCRWIFRIKRQPDGSIQKYKARLVAKGFHQREGFDYGEVFSPVAKPATVRAVCLTCCYGLYKDVRESTKFLKDLVGLSYIEFG; this comes from the exons ATGGGGCCTTCTCCTATTACTAGTGTTTCGGGTTTTCGATACtacattatttttattgatgCCAAAATCAGATATACCTGTTTGTATCTTCTCCAAAACAAGAGCCAAGCCCTGCAAGCATTTGTCCAATACAAGTTGTTGATTGAAAATAAAACTGGGCAAAAGATTAAAACCCTTCAAACTGACAATGACAAAGAGTATACCTCACAAGCTTTTACCAAATTTCTGATTGAAAATGGGATTGCACATAGACTTAGCTGCCCATACACCCATGAACAGAATGGGAAGGCCGAAAGGAAGCATCGGCATGTCATTGAAACTGCTCTAACCCTTCTCTCTCAAGCATCCATACCTCTAAAATTCTGGGATGAAGCCTGCCTCACTGCAACTCACCTCATTAACTTGCTGCCCTCAGCCACCACACAATACATATCACCCTATGAACTCTTGAACAATAGAGCTCCAGACTATAGGTTCCTCAAAATCTTTGGATGCTCATGCTTTCCTCAGCTCCGCCCTTACCAACCACACAAATTTGACTTTAAGACTCACAAGTATCTGTTTTTGGGTTACTCACCACACCACAAAGGATACAAGTGCCTTTGTCCATCTGGAAAACTCTATGTAGCAAGGCATGTAGTTTTTGACGAATCTGAATTTCCTTATCAGTTGCTATTTTTTAATAAGGACTCAAATCTAAAGGCATCAGTTCCTCATACAACCAAACTTATCACTATTCCTATTCATGTGCGCCATCCACCAGTACCTCTCGAAATTCCTCATGAGTCACCCCCTAATACATCAGCACCCACAACACTAATACCCTCAACAGATTCCCCAGCCACAGCAGTACCCTCATCAAGTTCCCGTGAGTCCTCACCTCTTCAATCTAATGCGTCCACTCATCAAGGGAGAGTTCCAAAGTCAACCACTGTTATATCTCCTCCTCCAATTCCAGTTCCATCCGAGCTCACCTCAACCTCTCCATCAACCATAATTGAGTCATTTGCCAGTCCTATTTGTACTGATTCTTGCCCATTCACTGCTGACACTTGTATCTCTAACTCTACTTTTGAGTTTCCCTTAAGTAATGCAAGGTTAACTGAACAATCATCATGTGCTGTTCCTGCGCTTGAAGCGAAG CTTTGCTCCTCCTCACCTGATCTCACACAAGTGGAGCCCTCTTCAGTTGCTCAGGCTCTTACCTCATCACAGTGGAAGGCAGCTATGGATGAAGAGTATGCTGCCCTAATGAAGTGCAAAACTTGGAAGCTTGTAGACCCCTCAACAGCAGCAGACCCAATTGGATGTCGATGGATATTCCGCATTAAAAGACAGCCAGATGGAAGTATCCAGAAGTACAAGGCGCGGCTGGTGGCGAAAGGCTTTCATCAAAGGGAAGGCTTTGATTATGGGGAAGTATTCAGTCCAGTGGCGAAACCTGCAACAGTCCGTGCTGTCTGCCTCACATGTTGTTATGGTCTTTATAAAGATGTTAGAGAGTCAaccaagtttctaaaagatttagtAGGTCTTAGTTACATAGAATTTGGGTGA